Below is a genomic region from Solidesulfovibrio fructosivorans JJ].
CCAGACCCCGGCCACGGCGAGCAGGCTTAAAAGCACCACCGGGCTCTGGTGGAACACGCCCTTGCCGAGAAACGGCAGGTCGGCCAGCCCCGGGATGTCGAGGACGCCGAGGTTCGGCCCCGGCCGGCGCGCCTGGGTATGGCCCAGGAAATAGGCCAGCTCGCGGCAAAAAAGCGTCAGCACGAACCCTACGGCCAGCTCCGAGACCCGAAGCGTCTGGCCGAAAAGGATCAGCACCGCCGCCACCGCCGCCCCGGCCCCGGCCCCGGCGGCCAGTCCCAGCCAGGCGTTGCCGCTTATCCGGGCCACGGTGAAGGCGGCCATGGCGGCAAAAAGGAGCGTGCCGTCGAGCGACAGGTTGATGACCCCGGCGCGCTCGGCCACGGTCTCGCCAAGCGCGGCCAGGATCAGCGGCGCGGCGGCGAAAAGCACCGAGGCGAACAGCGCCTCCATATAGCCGAAACTCACGGCTTCCTCCGCGATACGGCCGGCCACAGTCCCCTGGCCGCGAAAAGGGTCAGCACCAGCACGCCCTGGATGACGCCGGCCAACGAGGAGTCCAGGGACAGGGACAGGGGCAGCTGGATGGAGCCCACGGCCAGGGCGGCGAAGAAAAGACAGGCCACGGGCACGGCCGGCAGGCTGCCCGAGGCCAAAAGCACGGCCAGGATGGCGGTGTAGCCGTAGTTGCCGGAAACGGAAGGGATGAGCCGGTGGTAGAGCCCGGCGATGAGCACTCCGCCGGCAAGGCCGGCAAGCGCCCCGCCGATGCCCATGGCGGCGAGAATGCGGCGCTTGGGGGCGAGGCCGAGCCGTTCGGCGGCCAGGGAATTCTGGCGCACGGCGGAAAGGGTCAGGCCGAAAAAGGTGCGCGTGAGGAGCCAGGCCACGCCGAGAAAGGCCAAAACGGCCAGGATCGGGCCGACAAGGCTCATGGGACGTCCGCCGAGCGTCGGCAGCCACAAGGCGTGATCGAGCGGGGCCGTGCCGCTTAGGGAGGCCATGCCAGGACGCTTCCAGGGACCGAGGATCAGCCACAGCGATACGCCCGTGGCCACGAAATTGAGCCCCAGGCCGGAAAAGATCTCGTGCACCCGGCCATGGGTGCGCAGCACGCCGGATAAAAGCGCCCAGGCCGCGCCGCCGGCCATGGCGCAAAGAAGCGACAAAGCGACGGCAAGCCCCGGCGGCAGGGTCCCGGCGGGAGAAACGGCGCGCAGAAACCACAGGCCGCCGAGCGCCCCCATGGTGATCTGCCCCTCCACGCCGATGTTCCAGAGATTGGCGGCGAAGGTGACGCAAAGGGCCGCGCCGCACAAAAGCAGCGGGGCGAAGGAGGACAGGGTGCGCAGCCAGGCCGCTTCGGAGCCGAAACCGCCCTGGGCCATGACGGCCAGGGTTTCCAGAGGCGGCGCGCCCGAGGCGGCCACGATGGCGAGGGTTGCCGCCAGGGCCAAACCGACGGCGAAAGCGGTCCGGGCCAGGGCGCGGGGAGCGGCGCGCATCATGATGCCGTCTCCGCCACGGCCCGGCCGGTCATGAGGTCGCCGA
It encodes:
- a CDS encoding ABC transporter permease — translated: MMRAAPRALARTAFAVGLALAATLAIVAASGAPPLETLAVMAQGGFGSEAAWLRTLSSFAPLLLCGAALCVTFAANLWNIGVEGQITMGALGGLWFLRAVSPAGTLPPGLAVALSLLCAMAGGAAWALLSGVLRTHGRVHEIFSGLGLNFVATGVSLWLILGPWKRPGMASLSGTAPLDHALWLPTLGGRPMSLVGPILAVLAFLGVAWLLTRTFFGLTLSAVRQNSLAAERLGLAPKRRILAAMGIGGALAGLAGGVLIAGLYHRLIPSVSGNYGYTAILAVLLASGSLPAVPVACLFFAALAVGSIQLPLSLSLDSSLAGVIQGVLVLTLFAARGLWPAVSRRKP